ttgttgttgttgttgttgttgttgctgggaACTGCTCCAGTCACCACATAGGCCTTTATCCCGTTGTTATTAATACAGTCCTTCAGAAGAGCTTTTCTGACTCTGCACTCCATTGTCTTCCAGCTGCCCCTGTTGAAAGATCTTGCCTGGGGAACGGCGTTTGTCAGGGTGAAAGTGGACCTCTTGGTATCATCATCAGGTGCGTACGAACATGGGAAAAGGTGACCTCTGTCCATTTTCATCTTGTTTAGTTTGTAGTCTGTGTCCACAGCCTGGTGTGTGACAGCTTTATTATCCACCTTCATGTCACGTTGGTTATTTATATCTTCAAGCTGCAGAAACATCagtcagacattacaactctttatcAAGTTCAGACAATAACTCATAAAAAAAGTCACAATTTCCCAATCCAGACTTAAACTGAAAGTGTGGATTAACCAAAGGTGCCTTATTGTATCAAAGATACTGTATGTCTATACCAGTAAACAAATACACATGTTTAATGAATAGAGATTAGAACTACCTGGGGCTCCATCATCCAGGACTGACTAGGTAACATAACTGTCTGTGATATATACCAGTAAACAAATACACATGTTATGTTATATGACAAACATTAGTCCTACCTGGGGCTCTATCATCCAGGACTGACTAGGTAACATAACTGTCTGTGATATATACCAGTAAACAAATACACATGTTATGTTATATGACAAACATGAGTGATACCTGGGGCTCTATCATCCAGGACTGACTAGGTAACATAACTGTCTGTGATATATAGCAGTAAACAAATACACATGTTATGTTATATGACAAACATTAGTCCTACCTGGGGCTCTATCATCCAGGACTGACTAGGTAACATAACTGTCTGTGATATATACCAGTAAACAAATACACATGTTATGTTATATGACAAACATTAGTCCTACCTGGGGCTCTATCATCCAGGACTGACTAGGTAACATAACTGTCTGTGATATATACCAGTAAACAAATACACATGTTATGTTATATGACAAACATGAGTCCTACCTGGGGCTCTATCATCCAGCGTTGATTTGGTCTGGGGTCTGTAGGAGGACCAGTGAAGGTGTAGGCTGAGAACACAGGGATCCTGTTGGTCGTATCGTAGAGAGTTGCAAACCTGTAGATGTTGTTGAACAACTGGCAGATCGGCTTGTAGCGGTTCTGGTTCTGGCCCTGGTTCTGGACTGGCCCATCAACCAAAATACCTGGGAGATTTGGAGTTGTCTCCTCCATGAAGAACTTCTTGCACTCTGGATCAAACCTCTTCACTAcatgagagagagcaggaggaaggagagagaggaggaggagagtagagagatgatTCAATACCCCCATCATCACCTGAAGACTGTACACCACAGAGACAAAGATGAAGTTACAGAGATcagttggtagactggagactgtTGAGCTGAGTCAGGACAGACTGCTTTAAATAGTTATTtcagagaccagttggtagactggagactgttgatctgagtcaggacagactgatttaaatagttataacagagaccagttggtagactggagactgCTGATCTGAGTCAGGACAGACTGATTTAAATAGGTTTTCAGAGACTCCTCCTTCAGATGTCAAGACAGAAAGGGTTGATTTGCATAAAATCCTCTCTGATTCCATGGAGCTGGTGGAACTGTAGGCCTATTCCATATAAACTGATGAGACAGatagagagtagaacaggatgagacagggaggaacagagagagagagagagtagaacaggatgagacagggaggaacagagagagagtagaacaggatgagacagggaggaacagagagagagtagaacaggatgagacagggaggaacagagagagagagagtagaaaaggatgagacagggaggaacagagagagagagtagaacaggatgagacagggaggaacagagagagtagaacaggatgagacagggaggaacagagagagagtagaacaggatgagacagggaggaacagagagagagagtagaacaggatgagacagggaggaacagagagagagagtagaacaggatgagacagggaggaacagagagagagagtagaacaggatgagacagggaggaacagagagagagagtagaacaggatgagacagggaggaacagagagagagagtagaacaggatgagacagggaggaacagagagagtagaacaggatgagacagggaggaacagagagagtagaacaggatgagacagggaggaacagagagagagtagaacaggattagacagggaggaacagagagagagtagaacaggattagacagggaggaacagagagagtagaacaggatgagacagggaggaacagagagagagtagaacaggatgagacagggaggaacagagagagagtagaacaggattagacagggaggaacagagagagagtagaacaggattagacagggaggaacagagagagtagaacaggatgagacagggaggaacagagagagtagaacaggatgagacagggaggaacagagagagtagaacaggatgagacagggaggaacagagagagagtagaacaggatgagacagggaggaacagagagagagtagaacaggatgagacagggaggaacagagagagtagaacaggatgagacagggaggaacagagagagagtagaacaggattagacagggaggaacagagagagtagaacaggatgagacagggaggaacagagagagtagaacaggatgagacagggaggaacagagagagtagaacaggatgagacagggaggaacagagagagtagaacaggatgagacagggaggaacagagagagtagaacaggatgagacagggaggaacagagagagagagtagaacaggatgagacagggaggaacagagagagagagtagaacaggatgagacagggaggaacagagagagagagtagaacaggatgagacagggaggaacagagagagagtagaacaggatgagacagggaggaacagagagagagagtagaacaggaagagacagggaggaacagagagagagagtagaacaggatgagacagggaggaacagagagagagagtagaacaggaagagacagggaggaacagagagagagagtagaacaggatgagacagggaggaacagagagagagagtagaacaggatgagacagggaggaacagagagagagtagaacaggatgagacagggaggaacagagagagagagtagaacaggatgagacagggaggaacagagagagagagtagaacaggatgagacagggaggaacagagagagagagtagaacaggatgagacagggaggaacagagagagagagtagaacaggatgagacagggaggaacagagagagagagtagaacaggatgagacagggaggaacagagagagagtagaacaggatgagacatggaggaacagagagagagagtagaacaggatgagacagggaggaacagagagagagagtagaacaggatgagacatggaggaacagagagagagagtagaacaggatgagacagggaggaacagagagagagagtagaacaggatgagacagggaggaacagagagagagtagaacaggatgagacatggaggaacagagagagagagtagaacaggatgagacagggaggaacagagagagagagtagaacaggatgagacagggaggaacagagagagagtagaacaggatgagacatggaggaacagagagagagagtagaacaggatgagacagggaggaacagagagagagtagaacaggatgagacatggaggaacagagagagagagtagaacaggatgagacagggaggaacagagagagagagtacaacaggatgagacagggaggaacagagagagagagtagaacaggataagacagggaggaacagagagagtagaacaggatgagacagggaggaacagagagagagtagaacaggatgagacagggaggaacagagagagagagtagaacaggataagacagggaggaacagagagagtagaacaggatgagacagggaggaacagagagagactagaacaggattagacagggaggaacagagagagagagtagaacaggatgagacagggaggaacagagagagagtagaacaggatgagacatggatgaacagagagagagagtagaacaggatgagacagggaggaacagagagagagagtagaacaggatgagacagggaggaacagagagagagtagaacaggatgagacatggaggaacagagagagagagtagaacaggatgagacagggaggaacagagagagagagtagaacaggatgagacagggaggaacagagagagagagtacaacaggatgagacagggaggaacagagagagagagtagaacaggataagacagggaggaacagagagagtagaacaggatgagacagggaggaacagagagagagtagaacaggatgagacagggaggaacagagagagagagtagaacaggatgagacagggaggaacagagagagagagtagaacaggataagacagggaggaacagagagagtagaacaggatgagacagggaggaacataGAGAGACTAGAACAGGAttagacagggaggaacagagagagagagtagaacaggatgagacagggaggaacagagagagagagtagaacaggatgagacagggaggaacagagagagagagtagaacaggatgagacagggaggaacagagagagagagtagaacaggatgagacagggaggaacagagagagatagtagaacaggatgagacagggaggaacagagagagagagtagaacaggatgagacagggaggaacagagagagagagtagaacaggatgagacagggaggaacagagagagagagtagaacaggatgagacagggaggaacagagagagagtagaacaggatgagacagggaggaacagagagagagtagaacaggatgagacagggaggaacagagagagagagtagaacaggatgagacagggaggaacagagagagagtagaacaggatgagacagggaggaacagagagagagagtagaacaggatgagacatggaggaacagagagagtagaacaggatgagacaggaaggaacagagagagtagaacaggatgagacatggaggaacagagagagtagaacaggatgagacagggaggaacagagagagagagtagaacaggatgagacagggaggaacagagagagtagaacaggattagacagggaggaacagagagagtagaacaggatgagacagggaggaacagagagagagagtagaacaggatgagacagggaggaacagagagagagagtagaacaggatgagacagggaggaacagagagagagtagaacaggatgagacatggaggaacagagagagagagtagaacaggatgagacagggaggaacagagagagagagtagaacaggatgagacatggaggaacagagagagagagtagaacaggatgagacagggaggaacagagagagagagtagaacaggatgagacagggaggaacagagagagagtagaacaggatgagacatggaggaacagagagagagagtagaacaggatgagacagggaggaacagagagagagagtagaacaggatgagacagggaggaacagagagagagtagaacaggatgagacatggaggaacagagagagagagtagaacaggatgagacagggaggaacagagagagagtagaacaggatgagacatggaggaacagagagagagagtagaacaggatgagacagggaggaacagagagagagagtacaacaggatgagacagggaggaacagagagagagagtagaacaggataagacagggaggaacagagagagtagaacaggatgagacagggaggaacagagagagagtagaacaggatgagacagggaggaacagagagagagagtagaacaggataagacagggaggaacagagagagtagaacaggatgagacagggaggaacagagagagactagaacaggattagacagggaggaacagagagagagagtagaacaggatgagacagggaggaacagagagagagtagaacaggatgagacatggatgaacagagagagagagtagaacaggatgagacagggaggaacagagagagagagtagaacaggatgagacagggaggaacagagagagagtagaacaggatgagacatggaggaacagagagagagagtagaacaggatgagacagggaggaacagagagagagagtagaacaggatgagacagggaggaacagagagagagagtacaacaggatgagacagggaggaacagagagagagagtagaacaggataagacagggaggaacagagagagtagaacaggatgagacagggaggaacagagagagagtagaacaggatgagacagggaggaacagagagagagagtagaacaggatgagacagggaggaacagagagagagagtagaacaggataagacagggaggaacagagagagtagaacaggatgagacagggaggaacataGAGAGACTAGAACAGGAttagacagggaggaacagagagagagagtagaacaggatgagacagggaggaacagagagagagagtagaacaggatgagacagggaggaacagagagagagagtagaacaggatgagacagggaggaacagagagagagagtagaacaggatgagacagggaggaacagagagagatagtagaacaggatgagacagggaggaacagagagagagagtagaacaggatgagacagggaggaacagagagagagagtagaacaggatgagacagggaggaacagagagagagagtagaacaggatgagacagggaggaacagagagagagtagaacaggatgagacagggaggaacagagagagagtagaacaggatgagacagggaggaacagagagagagagtagaacaggatgagacagggaggaacagagagagagtagaacaggatgagacagggaggaacagagagagagtagaacaggatgagacagggaggaacagagagagagagtagaacaggatgagacatggaggaacagagagagtagaacaggatgagacaggaaggaacagagagagtagaacaggatgagacatggaggaacagagagagtagaacaggatgagacagggaggaacagagagagagagtagaacaggatgagacagggaggaacagagagagtagaacaggattagacagggaggaacagagagagtagaacaggatgagacagggaggaacagagagagagtagaacaggatgagacagggaggaacagagagatagtagaacaggatgagacagagaggaacagagagagagagtagaacaggatgagacagggaggaacagagagagagtagaacaggatgagacagggaggaacagagagagagagtagaacaggatgagacagggaggaacagagagagagagtagaacaggatgagacagggaggaacagagagagtagaacaggatgagacagggaggaacagagagagagagtagaacaggatgagacagggaggaacagagagagagagtagaacaggatgagacagggaagaacagagagagagtagaacaggatgagacagggaggaacagagagagtagaacaggatgagacagggaggaacagagagagagagtagaacaggatgagacagggaggaacagagagagagagtagaacaggatgagacagggaggaacagagagagagtagaacaggatg
The Salvelinus namaycush isolate Seneca unplaced genomic scaffold, SaNama_1.0 Scaffold526, whole genome shotgun sequence DNA segment above includes these coding regions:
- the LOC120041751 gene encoding endonuclease domain-containing 1 protein-like, with the protein product MMGVLNHLSTLLLLSLLPPALSHVVKRFDPECKKFFMEETTPNLPGILVDGPVQNQGQNQNRYKPICQLFNNIYRFATLYDTTNRIPVFSAYTFTGPPTDPRPNQRWMIEPQLEDINNQRDMKVDNKAVTHQAVDTDYKLNKMKMDRGHLFPCSYAPDDDTKRSTFTLTNAVPQARSFNRGSWKTMECRVRKALLKDCINNNGIKAYVVTGAVPSNNNNNNNNKLNDRVNIPSHLWTTYCCKNNLGQLVAGAHWAENVAEEKNEMKTVTPITLNQLELKLKSVYELSEVKLFPKGCSTNVEQAGGKRTGEPIGELTNKKQKSGEGSIKMKRAGELKECDEEDECDCDCDEK